A single genomic interval of Antarcticibacterium arcticum harbors:
- a CDS encoding type IV secretory system conjugative DNA transfer family protein has translation MQLTNPLHILLIIILTASVFYGLYRISKYAFFLNTVLLFGLIAYLYYPHNTIKALLYLGCPLLLVNTVFYVFLHKTDLKQNTSEKYRVTFKTDKKSFKIENIKRGASIIGSAGSGKTESVVYGFLKHFQEHNFCGVIHDYKDFELTEMAYPLFKNPDIPFRIISFDKIIHRVNPIAPRYLENEESVNEISRVLIENLLEQRESGTTGTSKFFNDAAEGLIGGLIWKLKTSYPNFCTLPHLIAIYQHLDTDSLIKFLETNTTSRAMADAFISGKDSERQTAGVKSTLANALKRISTQNIFMALSADEVPLNINSSENPAVIAIVNNPKFETSYSPVIATIIHTITKQMSVRNSKPSFLLMEEAPTIRLLNMHRIPATLRSYDIATVYVMQDKIQNDMMYGDKASKAILSNLSYQFFGKVNDPDTAKYYERFFEIVKKETTSINRGYSLDFDTRITTGEREIPKIRADVFFRLKQGEFITYADGEDKKVQFKLQKIQRQVPQEEKQFSKADLEANFERVYQEVRSIFN, from the coding sequence ATGCAACTAACAAATCCCCTACATATACTCTTAATTATCATTTTGACAGCTTCAGTATTTTATGGACTGTATCGGATTTCAAAATATGCTTTTTTCTTAAATACGGTGCTGCTTTTTGGACTAATAGCCTATCTGTATTATCCGCATAATACGATAAAAGCACTACTTTATTTAGGTTGTCCTTTACTGTTGGTCAATACGGTATTTTACGTTTTTCTGCATAAAACGGATTTAAAGCAAAATACCTCTGAAAAATATCGTGTAACTTTTAAAACAGATAAGAAAAGTTTCAAAATTGAAAACATCAAGCGCGGTGCATCAATTATTGGGTCTGCCGGAAGTGGAAAAACTGAAAGCGTGGTTTACGGATTTTTAAAACATTTCCAGGAACATAATTTCTGTGGGGTTATTCACGACTATAAGGATTTTGAACTTACCGAAATGGCATACCCGCTTTTTAAAAATCCGGATATTCCTTTTCGTATTATCTCTTTTGATAAAATCATACATAGGGTAAACCCTATTGCACCCCGATATCTCGAAAATGAAGAAAGTGTGAATGAGATTTCCCGGGTACTTATTGAAAATCTTCTGGAACAGCGGGAATCGGGAACTACAGGAACCTCGAAGTTTTTTAACGATGCAGCTGAGGGATTGATTGGTGGATTGATCTGGAAACTGAAAACATCCTATCCTAATTTTTGCACCTTACCCCATCTAATCGCCATTTATCAACATTTGGACACTGATAGTCTAATAAAATTCTTAGAGACCAATACGACTTCCAGGGCAATGGCAGATGCCTTTATCAGCGGCAAAGATTCCGAAAGGCAGACAGCAGGGGTAAAGAGTACCCTGGCCAATGCTTTGAAACGCATAAGTACACAAAATATTTTTATGGCACTTTCCGCAGATGAAGTACCATTAAATATTAATAGCTCGGAAAATCCTGCCGTGATTGCCATAGTGAACAATCCTAAATTTGAGACCTCTTATTCGCCCGTAATTGCCACCATAATACATACAATTACAAAGCAAATGAGTGTGCGCAACTCTAAGCCATCTTTCTTGTTAATGGAAGAAGCACCAACGATTCGGTTATTAAATATGCACCGCATTCCGGCTACTTTAAGAAGTTATGACATTGCTACAGTTTACGTAATGCAGGATAAGATCCAGAATGATATGATGTATGGAGATAAAGCCAGTAAAGCCATTTTGAGCAACCTTTCCTATCAATTTTTTGGGAAAGTCAATGATCCCGACACCGCCAAATATTATGAACGCTTCTTTGAAATCGTAAAAAAGGAAACTACCAGCATCAATCGTGGCTACAGCCTTGATTTTGATACACGTATTACTACCGGGGAACGGGAAATTCCAAAAATACGAGCAGATGTATTTTTCCGCTTGAAACAGGGAGAGTTTATTACTTATGCTGATGGGGAGGACAAAAAGGTGCAGTTCAAATTGCAGAAAATTCAAAGACAGGTTCCTCAGGAGGAAAAGCAATTTTCCAAGGCTGACTTAGAAGCTAATTTTGAAAGAGTTTATCAGGAAGTGAGATCAATTTTTAATTAA
- the mobB gene encoding MobB family relaxase: protein MYITITPQKLGGTYSQSSAGFVDYLEKENQGQEKEDMEHFFNQYGNEISAEEVIREIDGNTAKLEKTEPRFYSITVSPSKYELSRLQDNSTDLKHYTRELMKDYVASFNREINGRPVRLEDIKYYAKIEHQRTFKGNDKQIRENQPFATKILELKNEIRKIERGEMDGNIKACQQQIVKLEKEAPHRQNGERIVQGMQKDGPQSHIHIIVSRKDASNRHSLSPGSKYRASEVALNGKTVKRGFDRDKFFSNAEKSFDKTFGYRRNFVETYTSRKEFIKNPKMYFTALMKLPTNEKAIALKILRESGMPMLPGIPTNQAQLAMKVFNLLRRGVDIAIKSSSIGI from the coding sequence ATGTATATCACCATCACACCACAAAAACTGGGAGGGACTTACTCCCAAAGCTCAGCCGGTTTTGTCGATTATCTGGAAAAGGAAAATCAGGGACAGGAAAAGGAGGATATGGAACACTTTTTTAATCAATATGGGAATGAAATTTCAGCAGAGGAGGTGATCAGGGAAATTGATGGGAATACTGCTAAACTGGAAAAGACCGAGCCTCGCTTCTACTCCATTACAGTAAGTCCATCGAAATATGAACTAAGCCGTCTACAGGATAACAGCACAGATTTAAAGCACTATACCCGTGAACTGATGAAAGACTATGTGGCTTCTTTTAATAGGGAAATTAATGGAAGGCCTGTAAGATTGGAGGATATTAAATACTATGCTAAAATTGAACATCAACGGACGTTTAAAGGGAACGATAAGCAAATTCGGGAGAACCAGCCTTTTGCGACCAAAATCCTGGAACTCAAGAATGAGATCCGGAAAATAGAACGCGGCGAAATGGACGGAAACATTAAAGCTTGTCAACAGCAGATTGTCAAACTGGAAAAGGAAGCTCCACACCGGCAGAACGGAGAACGCATTGTTCAGGGAATGCAAAAAGATGGTCCTCAAAGCCATATTCACATTATCGTCAGCAGAAAAGATGCCTCTAATCGACATAGTTTATCTCCAGGAAGTAAGTATAGAGCTTCTGAAGTGGCATTGAACGGTAAAACTGTCAAACGAGGATTTGACCGGGATAAATTTTTCAGCAATGCTGAAAAGTCTTTTGATAAAACCTTCGGTTACCGGAGGAATTTTGTGGAAACCTACACCTCCAGGAAAGAATTTATAAAAAATCCAAAGATGTATTTTACCGCATTGATGAAGCTTCCCACAAACGAAAAAGCGATAGCCTTAAAAATCCTCCGGGAATCCGGAATGCCAATGCTCCCGGGGATTCCTACTAATCAGGCACAACTGGCAATGAAAGTATTCAACCTCCTGCGCCGTGGTGTGGACATCGCTATAAAATCAAGTTCAATAGGTATCTAA
- a CDS encoding BfmA/BtgA family mobilization protein gives MDIFIGIRFKKETAKRFQEFSKTHFKSHTEAMATMLDFFFYNEISPKEKLGPTGRTIEASLKKRINAVIAIMRDMEKSQTKPTVAMLQSLFEETEPKKKPLILEKKVLEEKQEVRFQEKQNNKNEF, from the coding sequence ATGGACATATTTATCGGCATCAGGTTTAAAAAGGAAACGGCAAAACGTTTTCAGGAATTTTCAAAAACACACTTCAAATCACACACCGAAGCAATGGCAACAATGCTTGACTTTTTCTTCTACAACGAGATTTCCCCAAAGGAAAAACTTGGACCTACCGGAAGGACAATCGAAGCTTCACTCAAGAAACGTATCAATGCGGTCATTGCCATTATGAGGGATATGGAAAAGAGCCAGACCAAACCCACCGTGGCAATGTTGCAATCTCTTTTTGAAGAAACCGAACCAAAAAAGAAGCCCTTGATTTTGGAAAAGAAAGTCCTGGAAGAAAAACAGGAAGTTCGTTTTCAGGAAAAGCAAAATAATAAGAATGAATTTTAA
- a CDS encoding JAB domain-containing protein has translation MNAQVNEIVISYSGSLKANLLPKITCSQSAADLAYSQWNKDTIELHETFKIILLNNANKVKGIYETSNGGITGTLVDVRILFAVLLKSLTTAVILVHNHPSGTLTPSEPDKRLTQKIKKAGELFDIKVLDHLILTPDGNYFSFADEGIL, from the coding sequence ATGAATGCACAAGTTAATGAAATCGTGATAAGTTATAGTGGAAGTTTAAAAGCAAATTTGCTTCCCAAGATAACCTGTTCCCAAAGTGCTGCAGATTTAGCCTACAGTCAATGGAACAAAGATACTATTGAACTGCACGAGACTTTTAAAATAATACTGCTCAACAATGCCAATAAGGTAAAAGGAATATATGAAACCTCTAACGGAGGAATAACAGGAACTTTAGTGGATGTCCGCATCTTATTTGCCGTACTGTTAAAGAGCTTGACAACGGCAGTTATTTTGGTCCACAACCATCCGAGCGGAACCTTGACACCGAGTGAACCCGATAAACGCCTGACCCAAAAAATTAAAAAGGCAGGGGAATTATTTGATATTAAGGTATTGGATCATTTGATCCTGACACCTGATGGAAATTATTTCAGTTTTGCAGATGAAGGAATCCTTTAA
- a CDS encoding single-stranded DNA-binding protein has translation MSTIKNHVQLIGNVGQEPSITNLENGKKVARFSLATNEYYKNDKGEKVQNTEWHSIVAWGKTAEIIEKYAGKGKEIGVSGKLKSRSYEDNEGVKRYVTEVEANEILLLGVKNGNTSAE, from the coding sequence ATGAGTACTATTAAAAATCACGTACAGCTAATTGGAAACGTTGGTCAGGAACCAAGCATTACCAACCTTGAAAACGGTAAAAAAGTAGCCCGTTTTTCACTTGCAACCAATGAGTATTACAAAAACGACAAGGGCGAAAAAGTGCAAAACACCGAATGGCATTCTATAGTAGCCTGGGGCAAGACCGCTGAAATCATTGAGAAGTATGCAGGAAAGGGTAAGGAAATTGGAGTTAGCGGAAAATTGAAATCCCGTAGTTACGAGGACAACGAGGGCGTAAAACGCTATGTGACCGAAGTGGAAGCCAACGAAATCCTTTTGTTGGGAGTAAAAAACGGCAATACTTCAGCCGAGTAA